One genomic window of Ornithorhynchus anatinus isolate Pmale09 chromosome 10, mOrnAna1.pri.v4, whole genome shotgun sequence includes the following:
- the LOC100089560 gene encoding NXPE family member 3-like, producing MSPGPGPNILKVSLGIGVIFMTGVICRLLVYQPSTPALCPPRLQVLSSVPSPLKPLPPELSNLKDLLSWPDTPDAQGDFAASTSPKTSTYHLKEPPRPYYKLKEKLEAVLVARDHQGRPKAHGGDLFRARLHSPGLKAGIAGVVRDLENGTYLLSFPLLWAGEAHVEVRLIHSSEAVGVLRRVWLENQATVDFRGYYRTKGHQETVVCNVIPPPGPVCRYRNRFSGEDWFCAQPRDLPCDALVGHSSGSYLKVTTAREEELLGQKVTNQVLPRGISSILVNATVENTTLALPSRSPCTPGLPSPAPTGFYHNDVWHSRVCKGRTFPSAGLILDCLQKKIVHMMGDSTLRQWWEYLREVVPSLKPIDLHVPHSTGPLLAIEPTRGIVLQWRVHGWPVRTVQTPVASLHSVVQELEGIAGGPDTVVLFGLGAHFTTFPPKIFIQRLASLHATVKSLLARSPQTLVVVKVANTGYKSVYGSDWFTLQLNRLLKATFSSLPVALLDAWDMTSCHYLPDNIHPGRVIVRNEVDLFLSFVCPR from the exons ATGAGTCCAGGCCCAGGACCGAATATCTTGAAGGTTTCCTTGGGAATCGGGGTGATCTTCATGACTGGG GTGATCTGCCGGCTCTTGGTTTACCAGCCTTccacccctgctctctgccctccaagaCTCCAAGTGCtatcctccgtcccctccccgctcAAGCCCCTTCCCCCAGAACTCTCCAACCTCAAGGACCTCCTCTCCTGGCCAGACACCCCCGATGCCCAGGGTGATTTCGCTGCCTCCACGAGCCCCAAGACTTCCACCTACCACCTCAAGGAGCCCCCCCGGCCTTATTACAAACTGAAAGAGAAACTGGAAGCTGTGCTGGTAGCCCGGGATCACCAGGGAAGGCCCAAAGCCCACGGCGGTGACCTTTTCCGGGCCCGACTGCACTCCCCCGGCTTAAAGGCGGGGATCGCCGGGGTTGTGCGGGACTTGGAAAATGGCacctacctgctctccttccccctgctgTGGGCTGGAGAAGCCCACGTGGAGGTGAGGCTCATCCACTCCAGCGAGGCCGTCGGAGTCCTGCGCCGGGTCTGGCTGGAAAACCAGGCCACGGTGGACTTCCGGGGCTACTACCGGACAAAGGGGCACCAGGAGACGGTGGTCTGCAACGTGATACCCCCGCCGGGACCCGTTTGCCGCTACAGAAACCGATTTTCGGGGGAGGACTGGTTCTGCGCGCAACCCCGGGACCTTCCCTGCGATGCCCTGGTGGGACATTCCAGCGGCAGTTACCTGAAGGTGACCACAGCCCGTGAAGAGGAACTGCTGGGCCA GAAAGTGACGAACCAGGTCCTTCCTAGAGGAATCTCCTCCATCTTGGTAAATGCAACTGTGGAAAATACCACTCTTG CCTTGCCCTCCCGCTCTCCTTGCACTCCCGGACTCCCCTCCCCGGCGCCAACAGGGTTCTACCATAACGACGTGTGGCATTCTCGAGTCTGCAAAGGACGCACCTTCCCTTCTGCTGGCCTCATCCTGGACTGTCTACAAAAGAAGATTGTCCATATGATGGGCGACTCTACCCTGCGACAGTGGTGGGAGTATCTACGGGAGGTGGTACCCT CCCTGAAACCCATTGACCTCCACGTCCCCCACTCCACTGGACCCCTGTTGGCTATAGAACCCACCCGAGGCATCGTCTTACAGTGGCGAGTTCACGGCTGGCCCGTCCGCACAGTCCAAACCCCCGTGGCTTCGCTCCACTCAGTGGTGCAAGAGCTGGAGGGCATCGCCGGAGGACCGGACACCGTGGTCCTATTTGGGCTCGGGGCCCACTTCACCACTTTCCCTCCCAAAATCTTCATTCAGCGGTTGGCCAGCCTCCACGCCACGGTAAAATCTCTGCTGGCCCGCAGCCCTCAGACCCTGGTGGTGGTCAAAGTCGCCAACACGGGCTACAAGTCCGTGTACGGAAGCGACTGGTTCACCCTGCAGCTCAACCGGCTACTGAAGGCCACTTTCTCCAGCCTCCCAGTGGCCCTGTTGGATGCTTGGGACATGACGTCCTGTCACTATCTTCCTGACAACATTCACCCAGGGCGGGTCATCGTCCGCAACGAGGTGGACCTCTTCCTGTCTTTCGTCTGTCCCCGCTAG